The DNA window GGCTGGCGCCGCTCGACCTCGACGAGGAGGAGCGCGCGCACCTGGCCCATCTGCGGCGCGCGGAACCCTTTTTGGCGGGGTCGCTGGGGGATTCGACCGCGGCGAAGGTGATTTCCGGGCTGGCGGACCACCTGGACTCCGGCCGCGTCGATCCGCTGCGCGCCGCGGCCTTCGAGGTGGAATCCGGCGCTCCGCTCGACGTCTGGGCCGAAATCGCCTTGCGCAGAGCCAAACCGGATGTCGCCACGCTCGCCGCGGGACGGCGGACGGCTCGGGTTCTGGTGCGTGGGGCCGATCCGCTCGGGCTCGGATCCGAATGGGCCGAACGGTGCGCGGGGGATCTGGTCACCGCGTTACGGCACCGGTTCTCGGTCGCGCCTTCGGAATGGGGCGAATTGGTGGGTCGGGTTCTCGACGGTGCCGCTCGACCGGAACCCGTTGACCTCGCGGCTTTGACCGCGGCGGAAGAACGCCTGGGCGTGCGGCTTCCCGATGATTACCGGGCCTTTCTGCGGACATGTGACGGGCTGCCCGCGGGAGCGGTTTTCCCTCGGCTGCTCTCGGCTTCGGAACTCGGGGTCGAGGACAACGGCGCTGTGGTGGTCAGCGAACGAGGCGGGATGCTGGTGATCCTCACACCGCTTTCGGATGGATGGCGAGCGGTCGAGTGGGATCCGGAGCTGGGAGCCACGGTTCACCCCGATTTCCGCGCTCTCATGGAGAAACATCTCCGCCTGGTGGAGAACTCTCGCTGATCCGCTTGCCCCGAAAGTGACCTTCGGGGCGGTAGATGCCCCGAAAGCCACTTTCGGGGCATACCGCGACGGCGGGCGGGTCAGCTGAGGAAGGCGCGCAGGAGGGACGAGGTGCCTTGCACGTGTTCGGCCATCGCTTGCCTCGCCGCTTCCGGGTCACCCGCGAGGATCGCGTTCACGACGGCTTCGTGCTGGGCGTTCGAGTGCTCCAGGTTCGGCTCCAGCAGCGGGATTTCGTCCAGGAGCTGGTTCACCCGCATGCGCGCGTCCGCGACCGCGGTGGTCAGGGTGCCCGAGCCGGTCACTTCGGCGATGGCGAGGTGCAAGCGCGAGTCCTTGCGGCGGTAGTCGCTCAGGTCGGCGGCGGCGGCGTTGGCGAGCGTCGCGGTGAGGTGATCGCGGTCGCGCTGGGTCAGCACGCGGGAGGCGGCGAGTTCCGCCGCGCCGGTTTCCAGCACGAAGCGCAGGCTCACCGCGTCCTCCAGGGTGGACGCGTCGACCTTGCGGCCGTCCACCACGTGCTCGGGCGGGGTGGGCAGGGTGTCGTTGACGAACGTGCCGCCGTAGCGGCCGCGCCGGGACTCCACGTAGCCCGCGTCGGCGAGCGCGCGGATCGCCTCGCGCAGGGTCACCCTGCTGACGCCGAGGCGGTCCGCCAGCTCGCGTTCCGACGGCAGGCGCTCACCGGTGCCGACCACGCCCAGCCTGATCGCCTGGAGCAGGCGTTCCACGGTCTCTTCGAAGGCGTTTCCCGCGCGCACCGGCCGGAACAGCACGATGCCCGCGCTCGCTCCGGCGATCTCGCGCCCGGGATCGGTACTCACCCCGCGAGTGTAGGACTCTTCAGCACTCGATGACGTTGACCGCGAGGCCGCCGCGAGCCGTCTCCTTGTACTTGACCTTCATGTCCGCGCCGGTTTCCCGCATCGTCTTGATGGCCTTGTCCAGGGTGACGACGTGGCTGCCGTCGCCGCGCATGGCCATCCTGGCCGCGTGGATCGCCTTCGACGCGCCCACCGCGTTCCGCTCGATGCACGGGATCTGCACGAGCCCGCCCACCGGGTCGCAGGTCAGCCCGAGGTGGTGTTCGACGCCGATCTCGGCCGCGTTTTCGACCTGGGCCGGGGTGCCGCCGAGCACCTCGGTGAGCCCGGCCGCCGCCATCGCGCAGGCGGAGCCGACCTCGCCCTGGCAGCCGACCTCGGCGCCGGAGATCGACCCGGTCTGCTTGAGGATCGACCCGAGCGCGCCCGCGGTCAGCAGGAACGTCACCACGCCGTCGTCACCGGCGTCGCGGATGAACCGGCGGTAGTAGTGTAGGACCGCCGGGATGATGCCCGCCGCGCCGTTCGTCGGCGCGGTGACCACGCGCCCGCCCGCGGCGTTCTCCTCGTTGACCGCGAGCGCGTAGAGGCTCACCCAGTCCATCGCGTACAACGAGTCGCCGACGCCGTCCTCGGACTCCAGCTTCTCCTTGAGCGCGTGCGCACGCCTCGGCACCTTCAGCCCGCCGGGCAGCACACCCTCGTTGTCGCAGCCGTTGCGGACGCATTCCGCCATCACCTGCCAGATCCGCAGCAGGCCCTCGCGCACCTCTTCGCGGGAACGCCACGACAGCTCGTTGCGCATCATGATCTCGCTGACCGGCAGGCCGGTTTCGCGGCAGTGCCCGAGCAGGTCCGCGCCGGTGCGGAACGGGTACGGCAGCGGGGTGCTGTCCTCCACGATCACGGGTTCGTCCGCGTAGGTCTCGTCGCGGACGAACCCGCCGCCGACGGAGTAGTACGTGCGGTCCCGCAGCACTTCCCCGCCGGCGCCGAAGGACCGGAACGTCATGCCGTTGGGATGCGCGGGCAGCGACCGCCGCCGATGCATCGTGAGATCGGTGTCCTCGCTGAACCCGATCTCGTGGGTGCCGCCGAGCCGCAGCCTGCCGGACTCGCGGATTTCCGCGACCACGACGGGAACCCGGTCGGTGTCCACCGTTTCCGGCCGCTCGCCGGACAGCCCGAGCAGCACGGCCTTGTCACTGCCGTGCCCGTGGCCGGTCGCGCCGAGCGAGCCGAACAACTCCGCTTTGATCCGATGGGTCTTCTCCAGCAGGCCTTCGTCGACGAGACCGTCCACAAAGGTCCGCGCGGCGCGCATCGGGCCGACCGTGTGGGAACTGGAAGGGCCGATGCCGATGGAGAACAAGTCGAACACGCTGATCGCCATGCCGACGTCCTATCTGGCGAGTCGTTCGAGGAGGCTGGTGGCTTCCTGGGCGGCGGGTCCGGCCGTGGACAGGTGCGCCAGGTTCGCCGGAAGCTCCTCACCGCGATGCGCCACGGTCTGGGCGTACAAGCGCCCGGCCCGATACGACGAGCGCACCAGCGGCCCGGCCATGACTCCGGCGAACCCGAGTTCTTCGGCGGTTTTGGAGTGCTGGACGAACTCTTCGGGCTTGACCCAGCGTTCCACCGGGTGATGCCGCGGCGAGGGCCGCAGATACTGGGTGATCGTCAAGATCTCGCACCCGGCCTCGACCAGATCCCGCATCGCCTCGGTCACCTCGTCCGGGGTTTCACCCATGCCGAGGATCAGGTTCGACTTCGTCACCAACCCCGCCCGCCGGGCCTCGCTGATCACTTGAAGGGAGCGGGCGTAGCGGAACCCGGGACGGATCCGCTTGAAGATCCGCGGCACCGTCTCCACATTGTGCGCCAGCACCTCCGGCCGCGACCCGAACACCTCCGCCAACTGATCAGGATCGGCGTTGAAATCCGGGATCAGCAACTCCACCCCGGTCCCCGGATTCAACGAATGGATCCGGCGGACCGTCTCCGCGTACAACCACGCGCCGCCATCAGCCAGGTCGTCGCGGGCGACGCCGGTGACCGTGGAGTAGCGCAAGCCCATGGCCTGCACCGACTCCGCCACCTTCCGCGGCTCCTCCCGGTCGAGATCGGCGGGGCGTCCGGTGTCGATCTGGCAGAAATCACACCGCCGCGTGCACTGATCACCCCCGATCAGGAAGGTCGCCTCGCGGTCCTCCCAGCACTCGTAAATGTTGGGACAGCCCGCCTCCTCACACACCGTGTGCAGACCCTCACGACGAACCAGGCCCTTCAACTCCGTGAACTCCGGACCCATCTTCGCCCGCGTCCGAATCCACGACGGCTTCTTCTCGATCGGCGTCTCACTGTTACGAACCTCGAGCCGCAACAACTTCCGACCCTCGGGCGCGGCCCTGTTCGATGCCGCCTCAGCGGGAGGGCGTGCTTCGGCGGTCATCGCTGAAGTCCCGGGTAGAGCGGGTGCTTCTTGGCCAGCAGCTCGACGCGCGCGGCGAGGGATTCCTTTGCAGCGTCATCGAAATCGGGGCGAAGCGCCAGCGCGATGATGTCGGCGACCTCGGTGAAGTCCTCCTCGCCGAAGCCGCGGGTGGCCAGTGCCGGGGTGCCGATGCGCAGGCCCGAGGTGACCATCGGCGGGCGCGGGTCGAACGGCACCGCGTTGCGGTTGACCGTGATGCCGACCGAGTGCAGCCGGTCCTCCGCCTGCTGACCGTCCAAAGTGGAGTTGACCAGGTCGACGAGCACCAGGTGCACGTCGGTGCCGCCGGTGAGCACGCGGACGCCCGCGTCGGCGCAGTCCTGTCGCGACAGTCGCTCGGCGAGGATCTTGGACCCGGCGAGCACGCGCTCCTGGCGCTCGCGGAACTCCTCGCTCGCGGCGATCTTCAGCGCGACCGCCTTCGCCGCGATGACGTGCTCCAGCGGGCCGCCCTGCTGACCGGGGAACACCGCGGAGTTGATCTTCTTGGCGAGCTCGGCGCGCGAGAGGATGATGCCGCCACGCGGGCCGCCGAGCGTCTTGTGCGTCGTGGTGGTGACGATGTCGGCGTGCGGCACCGGGCTCGGGTGCAGCCCGGCCGCGACGAGCCCGGCGAAATGCGCCATGTCCACCATGAGCTTCGCGTCGACGGAGTCGGCGATGCGGCGGAACGCGGCGAAGTCGAGCTGGCGGGGGTAGGCCGACCAGCCCGCGATGATCAGCTTCGGGCGGTGTTCGGTGGCGAGCCGTTCGATCTCGTCGAGGTCGACGATCCCGGTTTCCTTGTCGACGTGGTAGGCGACCACGTTGTACAGCTTGCCGGAGAAGTTGATCTTCATCCCGTGCGTGAGGTGGCCGCCGTGCGCG is part of the Amycolatopsis sp. CA-230715 genome and encodes:
- a CDS encoding SMI1/KNR4 family protein, with the protein product MTFSAPEYLEAAVRDVLTAALPQVNATVGYSVVLLASGGFPAEADRVVLAWQATTEQPVSALFPDTVSQRALAMLFDAAGSRPSWTDGLAPLDLDEEERAHLAHLRRAEPFLAGSLGDSTAAKVISGLADHLDSGRVDPLRAAAFEVESGAPLDVWAEIALRRAKPDVATLAAGRRTARVLVRGADPLGLGSEWAERCAGDLVTALRHRFSVAPSEWGELVGRVLDGAARPEPVDLAALTAAEERLGVRLPDDYRAFLRTCDGLPAGAVFPRLLSASELGVEDNGAVVVSERGGMLVILTPLSDGWRAVEWDPELGATVHPDFRALMEKHLRLVENSR
- a CDS encoding FadR/GntR family transcriptional regulator codes for the protein MSTDPGREIAGASAGIVLFRPVRAGNAFEETVERLLQAIRLGVVGTGERLPSERELADRLGVSRVTLREAIRALADAGYVESRRGRYGGTFVNDTLPTPPEHVVDGRKVDASTLEDAVSLRFVLETGAAELAASRVLTQRDRDHLTATLANAAAADLSDYRRKDSRLHLAIAEVTGSGTLTTAVADARMRVNQLLDEIPLLEPNLEHSNAQHEAVVNAILAGDPEAARQAMAEHVQGTSSLLRAFLS
- a CDS encoding L-serine ammonia-lyase; this translates as MAISVFDLFSIGIGPSSSHTVGPMRAARTFVDGLVDEGLLEKTHRIKAELFGSLGATGHGHGSDKAVLLGLSGERPETVDTDRVPVVVAEIRESGRLRLGGTHEIGFSEDTDLTMHRRRSLPAHPNGMTFRSFGAGGEVLRDRTYYSVGGGFVRDETYADEPVIVEDSTPLPYPFRTGADLLGHCRETGLPVSEIMMRNELSWRSREEVREGLLRIWQVMAECVRNGCDNEGVLPGGLKVPRRAHALKEKLESEDGVGDSLYAMDWVSLYALAVNEENAAGGRVVTAPTNGAAGIIPAVLHYYRRFIRDAGDDGVVTFLLTAGALGSILKQTGSISGAEVGCQGEVGSACAMAAAGLTEVLGGTPAQVENAAEIGVEHHLGLTCDPVGGLVQIPCIERNAVGASKAIHAARMAMRGDGSHVVTLDKAIKTMRETGADMKVKYKETARGGLAVNVIEC
- the lipA gene encoding lipoyl synthase; translation: MTAEARPPAEAASNRAAPEGRKLLRLEVRNSETPIEKKPSWIRTRAKMGPEFTELKGLVRREGLHTVCEEAGCPNIYECWEDREATFLIGGDQCTRRCDFCQIDTGRPADLDREEPRKVAESVQAMGLRYSTVTGVARDDLADGGAWLYAETVRRIHSLNPGTGVELLIPDFNADPDQLAEVFGSRPEVLAHNVETVPRIFKRIRPGFRYARSLQVISEARRAGLVTKSNLILGMGETPDEVTEAMRDLVEAGCEILTITQYLRPSPRHHPVERWVKPEEFVQHSKTAEELGFAGVMAGPLVRSSYRAGRLYAQTVAHRGEELPANLAHLSTAGPAAQEATSLLERLAR
- the glyA gene encoding serine hydroxymethyltransferase, with translation MTSFESALSVVDPEVAQAVSAELHRQQSTLEMIASENFAPLGVLEAQGSVLTNKYAEGYPGRRYYGGCEHVDVIEQLAIDRAKALFGAEHANVQPHSGAQANAAAMVAVLKPGDTILGLDLAHGGHLTHGMKINFSGKLYNVVAYHVDKETGIVDLDEIERLATEHRPKLIIAGWSAYPRQLDFAAFRRIADSVDAKLMVDMAHFAGLVAAGLHPSPVPHADIVTTTTHKTLGGPRGGIILSRAELAKKINSAVFPGQQGGPLEHVIAAKAVALKIAASEEFRERQERVLAGSKILAERLSRQDCADAGVRVLTGGTDVHLVLVDLVNSTLDGQQAEDRLHSVGITVNRNAVPFDPRPPMVTSGLRIGTPALATRGFGEEDFTEVADIIALALRPDFDDAAKESLAARVELLAKKHPLYPGLQR